The Algoriphagus sanaruensis genome window below encodes:
- a CDS encoding DUF6624 domain-containing protein, with the protein MIYPEIAELLIEMRNEDLAVRERLIQNGQLGKGYNPEMKKVHLRNTKQLEQIIQKIGYPTQVLVGQEASEAAWLIVQHSIEQPTFMKNCLQLLEVEVQNHQVSAKDLAYLGDRIAVLEGKPQSYGTQFDWNDQGQLVPNEIENPSEVNQRRSAIGLTTLEEQTALIRHQAELENQNPPTDWWSRKQEIDRWKRSVGWIS; encoded by the coding sequence ATGATTTACCCTGAAATAGCTGAATTGCTGATCGAAATGAGAAATGAAGATTTGGCGGTTCGGGAAAGATTGATTCAAAATGGACAATTGGGGAAGGGGTATAATCCGGAAATGAAAAAGGTTCATCTCCGAAATACCAAGCAATTGGAGCAAATTATCCAAAAGATCGGCTATCCCACCCAAGTGCTAGTGGGGCAGGAGGCGAGCGAAGCTGCCTGGTTGATCGTCCAGCATTCGATCGAGCAACCCACTTTTATGAAAAATTGCCTTCAACTTTTGGAAGTTGAAGTTCAAAATCACCAAGTTTCAGCCAAGGATTTGGCGTATTTGGGGGACCGAATCGCAGTCCTAGAGGGAAAACCACAATCCTACGGAACCCAGTTTGACTGGAACGATCAAGGGCAATTGGTGCCCAATGAAATTGAAAATCCCTCAGAAGTAAATCAAAGGAGGAGCGCCATCGGATTAACTACCTTGGAAGAGCAAACGGCACTAATTCGACATCAAGCCGAATTGGAAAATCAAAATCCTCCCACTGATTGGTGGAGTCGGAAACAAGAAATCGATCGCTGGAAAAGATCGGTGGGTTGGATTTCCTAA